The DNA sequence TTCATCAGCTTCTTCTAGAGAGGGTATGTCTCCTTGGTCTGGTTTCTCAGCCATTTGGGTCATTACCGTGGACTGGTTATGGGGCTTTATTAGCCGATAGTTGTCTTGCCTATTCCATGTTTCACTGGGCCATTCTTCATCAACAGGCGCGGTATCTAATGAAACGATTGGGTAATTGTCTTCGCTAAGCTGGTTAAAGGTTTCACCGCTATCACAGCTTGGAAATACTTCTTTTCCAAAGGTAATATATCGCATGGTTCGTAGAATAGATGAGCTCATTTTGCCCAGTTCTTCCCAGTTATATAAGGGGATGTTCGGTAGCTTGAATTGTCCCTCAGATAAATGCCACATCAGATATTGGCCTATCCAATCTCTAATATAAGGGAAGGCCGCGAAAGCCGTGGCGCATTCGAGTATACGCAATTTTCCATCTATACCCACTGCCACATCACAAGCCCAATATTCAGCGTTAGCCGCCTTTGATACCTTAACGGCTAAATCTAATACCGCTTTGGGAACATCTTGGTAGTCCATGCTGCCACCTTGGCTAGTATTGGTTAACCAATCGCCTTCCGGTGGTCTACGCCAAAAGGCACAAACTGGTTTATGGCCAATTAACATCACTCTAATATCCGCGCTCATTGGCACAAAGTCTTGCAAGTAGACTGGGTAATACTTTTTCTGTTCTAACAACTGGGTTGCTTGTTGGTAGCTATCAACTTTATGTACAAAATAGCCGCCATAATTAGACGGTCCGTAAGATTTTTTAATGATTTTTGGATAGGTGGTTGCTTGTAAGAAAGCATCCGCGTCTTTGGGTTCATAAAAAATGTTAGTAGGGGGGATTGGGATCTGGTACTTTTCGCAAAAGTGAGTCACATTTTCTTTAGACTTGTTGCTAAATTGGGTATCAAGAGAGGGGATAAATCTTACCTCGGGTAGAGCCCGAGCAATTTCTCGAAAGGTTTCATAGGCTGTAGCGGGGATATTACCCACTAATACCTCAATATTCTTTTGTTTTACTTCTTCGATGAATCGTTGTTTGTCATTGCCCCAGTGATATACCACTGTTTCAATTTTATTTGGCCATCCTTTGAAGTTCGACTTATCAAAAAATCGCAAGACGTGATCAAGGTAAAGTAAACCTAACTTAGGCAGTTTGCTGTTGCTCATATATGCTGTCTTCTATTCGGTCTAATAAGGGGAGAGGCTGTGCTTTGGTGAACACGGTACGCTCTATTAATTCAACAATGGCGTTGATTTTTTTCGGGTTAAAA is a window from the Agarivorans sp. TSD2052 genome containing:
- a CDS encoding ATP-grasp domain-containing protein, giving the protein MSNSKLPKLGLLYLDHVLRFFDKSNFKGWPNKIETVVYHWGNDKQRFIEEVKQKNIEVLVGNIPATAYETFREIARALPEVRFIPSLDTQFSNKSKENVTHFCEKYQIPIPPTNIFYEPKDADAFLQATTYPKIIKKSYGPSNYGGYFVHKVDSYQQATQLLEQKKYYPVYLQDFVPMSADIRVMLIGHKPVCAFWRRPPEGDWLTNTSQGGSMDYQDVPKAVLDLAVKVSKAANAEYWACDVAVGIDGKLRILECATAFAAFPYIRDWIGQYLMWHLSEGQFKLPNIPLYNWEELGKMSSSILRTMRYITFGKEVFPSCDSGETFNQLSEDNYPIVSLDTAPVDEEWPSETWNRQDNYRLIKPHNQSTVMTQMAEKPDQGDIPSLEEADESSPLHPSS